The following are encoded together in the Paludisphaera mucosa genome:
- a CDS encoding carboxypeptidase-like regulatory domain-containing protein produces the protein MRASLVFVAAAAAAWTAAASRADEPPLQAAAGGLRAVAVAVVDDASGEPIRSFRYQARYEAPGRDGPRDRDAWTAVESPAGTFEVQAPPACRLTLEIKSPDYITDDFGRHEFLIRSDEEPRRVVARLRRGMVVRGTVRDSRSLRPIAGAEVAAYRFRLMGAYKGDPVETDVDGRYELRGIDPEQSIEASHPDYEDDPAFPDDPKAGPNRDFLLKRIVKVAITVVDAAGRPIEGVTANLDRDNPSATDKDGKLLVARRPAELHALTFRKEGYIDRKLEFEEAERELARPEGPVVVMEPTIAFAGRVVEPDGRPVAAFAVAAGSDERSSSWDNVRRDVADPEGRFRLGLSKEGKTWVCIDAVGFAPWEGWADVRRGGGPIEVRLSPGVVVSGRVAAPEALMSRIRAQLVPRRHERSSDERLDEPPSDVLPPRELTPADDGAIRFEHVRPDRYRLVLEGRGVPRTVRVLDVSEAGLDAGALPIDAPAATGRIEGRVWRPQDHGGEPWPFAEGRVRPSGVRDFDEEESRTIAVRTDENGRFSVDRVPVGLVEVGIPYQMGCVIYEHTWSALVVEGRTTTVRVLKPEAGREFALAFAIGDGSQAQYESGTGLGAARKVDDVTVNSRALADAEGAAPEPRTPSFLVDLTPLEKLPLAFKRSGWNDLDDRRRIVLPDVAPGAYRLRLFEWLGSRGLDGGPVVDREVVVPPEGLGEVRIPLGAGCITGKIPAPEGGSGRFVEVSALAKGSRTPRRAQCDFDGNFCVRHLAPGDYSLFFQDPNSGFRRVDDVKVPAGVIDVGELTTTPGATIFGEIRFARPSRVPDEIVATDPSGVTVRRPFSRSSSFDRIEVVGLWPGRWTVSARSGEVVLASGEIDVEGTGAFPMTLTVGADPNP, from the coding sequence ATGCGCGCGAGTCTCGTCTTCGTCGCGGCGGCCGCGGCCGCCTGGACCGCAGCGGCTTCTCGGGCCGATGAGCCGCCCCTCCAGGCTGCGGCGGGGGGACTCAGGGCCGTCGCGGTGGCCGTCGTCGACGACGCGAGCGGCGAGCCGATCCGCTCGTTCCGGTACCAGGCGCGGTACGAGGCCCCCGGACGCGACGGCCCGCGCGACCGCGACGCGTGGACGGCGGTCGAGTCCCCCGCCGGGACCTTCGAGGTCCAGGCGCCCCCCGCCTGTCGACTGACGCTCGAAATCAAGTCGCCCGACTACATCACCGACGACTTCGGACGCCACGAGTTCCTGATCCGCTCGGACGAGGAGCCCAGGCGCGTCGTCGCCCGGCTGCGTCGGGGCATGGTGGTCAGGGGGACCGTCCGCGATTCTCGGAGCCTGCGGCCGATCGCCGGGGCGGAAGTCGCCGCGTACCGCTTCAGGCTGATGGGGGCCTACAAAGGGGATCCCGTCGAGACCGACGTCGACGGCCGCTACGAGCTGCGCGGGATCGATCCCGAGCAGAGCATCGAAGCGTCTCACCCCGACTACGAGGACGACCCGGCGTTCCCCGACGACCCGAAGGCCGGCCCGAACCGCGATTTCTTGCTGAAGCGAATTGTGAAGGTCGCGATCACGGTCGTCGACGCCGCCGGCAGGCCGATCGAAGGGGTGACGGCCAACCTCGACCGCGATAACCCATCCGCGACGGACAAGGACGGGAAGCTCCTGGTCGCCCGGCGGCCCGCCGAGCTCCACGCGCTGACCTTCCGCAAGGAAGGGTACATCGACAGGAAGCTCGAATTCGAAGAGGCCGAGCGCGAGCTGGCGCGGCCCGAGGGTCCCGTCGTGGTGATGGAGCCCACGATCGCCTTCGCGGGCCGGGTCGTGGAGCCCGACGGCCGGCCCGTCGCGGCGTTCGCCGTGGCCGCCGGCTCGGACGAACGGTCGTCGTCGTGGGACAACGTCCGTCGCGACGTCGCGGATCCCGAAGGCCGTTTCCGCCTGGGCCTCTCGAAGGAGGGGAAGACCTGGGTCTGCATCGACGCCGTGGGATTCGCCCCGTGGGAAGGCTGGGCGGACGTCCGGCGCGGCGGCGGGCCGATCGAGGTCCGGCTCTCGCCGGGCGTCGTCGTGTCGGGCCGGGTCGCGGCGCCCGAGGCGCTGATGAGCCGCATCCGGGCGCAGCTCGTCCCGCGGCGCCATGAACGGTCCTCCGACGAACGCCTCGACGAGCCGCCCTCCGACGTCCTCCCCCCCCGAGAACTGACGCCGGCCGACGACGGCGCGATCCGCTTCGAACACGTCCGGCCCGATCGCTACCGACTCGTCCTCGAAGGCCGCGGGGTCCCCAGGACGGTCCGGGTCCTTGACGTCTCGGAGGCCGGCCTCGACGCCGGGGCCTTGCCGATCGACGCCCCCGCGGCGACCGGCCGCATCGAGGGCCGCGTCTGGCGACCGCAGGACCACGGCGGGGAGCCCTGGCCGTTCGCCGAGGGGAGAGTCCGGCCGTCGGGCGTCCGGGATTTCGACGAGGAAGAAAGCCGCACCATCGCGGTTCGGACCGATGAAAACGGTCGCTTCTCCGTCGACCGCGTGCCCGTCGGGCTCGTCGAGGTCGGAATCCCTTACCAGATGGGCTGTGTCATCTATGAACATACCTGGTCGGCCCTCGTCGTCGAGGGGCGGACGACGACCGTCCGGGTGCTCAAGCCCGAGGCCGGCCGGGAGTTCGCCCTGGCGTTCGCGATCGGCGACGGCTCGCAGGCCCAGTACGAGTCGGGGACCGGGCTGGGCGCGGCGCGGAAGGTGGACGACGTCACGGTCAACTCGCGTGCGCTGGCGGACGCGGAAGGGGCGGCTCCGGAGCCGAGGACGCCGTCGTTCCTGGTCGACCTGACCCCCCTCGAGAAGCTCCCGCTCGCGTTCAAGCGGAGCGGCTGGAACGACCTCGACGATCGGCGGCGGATCGTGCTGCCGGACGTCGCCCCCGGCGCGTATCGGCTGCGGCTTTTCGAATGGCTCGGCTCGCGCGGCCTCGACGGCGGCCCCGTCGTCGATCGCGAGGTCGTCGTCCCGCCCGAGGGGCTCGGCGAGGTCCGGATCCCGCTGGGCGCCGGCTGCATCACGGGCAAGATCCCCGCGCCGGAGGGGGGCTCCGGCCGGTTCGTCGAGGTGTCCGCGCTGGCGAAGGGGAGCCGCACGCCGCGGCGCGCCCAATGCGACTTTGACGGCAACTTCTGCGTCCGCCACCTGGCGCCGGGGGACTACTCGCTGTTCTTCCAGGACCCGAATTCGGGCTTCCGCAGGGTGGACGACGTGAAGGTGCCGGCCGGCGTGATCGACGTGGGGGAGCTGACGACGACGCCCGGGGCGACGATCTTCGGCGAGATCCGCTTCGCCCGGCCCTCGCGCGTCCCCGACGAAATCGTCGCGACCGACCCGTCGGGCGTCACGGTCCGCCGGCCGTTCTCGCGCTCGTCGAGCTTCGACCGCATCGAGGTCGTCGGCCTCTGGCCGGGGCGCTGGACCGTCTCGGCCCGGAGCGGCGAGGTGGTCCTCGCCTCCGGCGAGATCGACGTCGAGGGGACCGGGGCGTTCCCCATGACCCTGACGGTGGGCGCCGACCCGAACCCCTGA
- a CDS encoding tetratricopeptide repeat protein, translating to MNQGGDVLRRCFELAGAGQLDEAGDLAELSLDVEADNGLLWRFVGVLRHRCGDYTGARDALETAQALVPFDPTTSCLLAESLARTGHPGPAREVYEALVGDDRCPDKLLPAIAAGLGYLSEFSLALDVCVELIRRRPEHAEAHFGAAFYLRRLGRPPATALAFVARAHELAPDVELYRISLATLLDHAGRRDEAYELLRGIDLDGVSCRCCLRRMTTIFLAAGDSTRGETCRRKTGDDPEDC from the coding sequence ATGAATCAAGGCGGGGACGTTTTGCGGCGTTGCTTCGAGCTGGCGGGGGCGGGCCAGCTCGACGAGGCGGGGGACCTGGCGGAGTTGTCGCTGGACGTCGAGGCCGACAACGGGTTGCTCTGGCGGTTCGTGGGCGTGCTGCGGCACCGCTGCGGCGACTACACCGGCGCGCGCGATGCGCTGGAGACGGCGCAGGCGCTGGTGCCGTTCGACCCCACGACGAGCTGCCTGCTGGCCGAGAGCCTGGCGAGGACGGGCCACCCCGGGCCGGCGCGCGAGGTGTACGAGGCCCTCGTGGGCGACGACCGCTGCCCCGACAAGCTGCTGCCGGCGATCGCGGCGGGGCTCGGCTACCTGTCCGAGTTCAGCCTGGCGCTCGACGTCTGCGTCGAGCTGATCCGCCGCCGCCCCGAGCACGCCGAGGCCCATTTCGGCGCGGCGTTCTATCTGCGACGGCTGGGCCGGCCCCCGGCGACGGCGCTGGCGTTCGTCGCCCGGGCCCACGAGCTGGCCCCGGACGTGGAGCTGTACCGGATCTCGCTCGCCACCCTGCTGGACCACGCCGGGCGTCGCGACGAGGCCTACGAGCTGCTCCGCGGGATCGACCTCGACGGCGTCTCGTGCCGCTGCTGCCTGCGGCGGATGACCACCATCTTCCTCGCCGCCGGCGATTCGACCCGCGGCGAGACCTGCCGCCGGAAGACCGGCGACGACCCCGAAGACTGCTGA
- a CDS encoding cupin domain-containing protein has protein sequence MSESTVHSCDVIDLLAGAAVPAEGRRVETLAKTDAFELKRLSLAKGAAIPEHHAPGAITVQCLVGRVAFTAGGTTHDLRAGSLIHLAPREPHALVGEEDSVVLVTKLAAPAGS, from the coding sequence ATGTCGGAATCCACCGTCCATTCCTGCGACGTGATCGACCTGCTGGCCGGCGCGGCCGTCCCCGCCGAGGGCCGTCGGGTCGAGACCCTGGCGAAGACCGACGCCTTCGAGCTGAAGCGCCTGTCGCTGGCGAAGGGGGCCGCGATCCCCGAGCATCACGCCCCGGGCGCGATCACCGTGCAGTGCCTGGTCGGCCGCGTCGCCTTCACGGCCGGCGGGACCACCCACGACCTGCGGGCCGGGAGCCTGATCCACCTGGCCCCGCGCGAGCCGCACGCGCTGGTCGGCGAGGAGGATTCCGTCGTCCTCGTCACCAAGCTCGCGGCCCCGGCCGGCTCCTGA
- the def gene encoding peptide deformylase — protein sequence MAVLRQIAQLGHPALRTPAEAVAFPLSDEVRTLVDDMLATMREADGVGIAAPQVYRSLRIFIVAPRPNPRYPDAIEETPIVAINPEIVERSDEREKGWEGCLSIPGIRAEVPRNRWIVVRYQDLQGDHIVRKLEDFVARIFQHEDDHLHGLVFLDRLDSPRDVITEREHRRRLAEG from the coding sequence ATGGCCGTGCTCAGGCAGATCGCGCAGCTAGGACATCCCGCGCTCCGGACGCCGGCCGAGGCGGTCGCGTTCCCGCTGTCGGACGAGGTCCGCACGCTGGTCGACGACATGCTGGCGACGATGCGCGAGGCCGACGGCGTGGGGATCGCCGCGCCCCAGGTCTATCGATCGCTCCGGATCTTCATCGTCGCGCCCCGGCCGAATCCGCGCTATCCCGACGCAATCGAGGAGACGCCGATCGTGGCGATCAACCCCGAGATCGTGGAGCGTTCGGACGAGCGCGAGAAGGGCTGGGAAGGCTGCCTGAGCATCCCCGGGATCCGCGCCGAGGTCCCCCGCAACCGCTGGATCGTCGTCCGCTACCAGGACCTGCAAGGCGACCACATCGTCCGCAAGCTCGAGGACTTCGTCGCCCGGATCTTCCAGCACGAGGACGACCACCTCCACGGCCTGGTCTTCCTCGACCGCCTCGACTCCCCTCGCGACGTGATCACCGAGCGCGAGCACCGGCGGCGGCTCGCGGAGGGCTGA
- a CDS encoding class I SAM-dependent methyltransferase: MQDAQSDDVQASYDLVAEEYVARIFGELEHKPLDRELLDRFAARVRGLGPVCDLGCGPGHVARHLHEQGGQVFGVDLSHAMVEAARRLNPEVEFLQGDMRSLPIEDGALGGVAAFYSIIHIPRPEVVAVLGEVGRVLRPGGLLFLAFHIGDDHVRLDEWWGRPVSVDFHFFQAEEMRGLLKEAGFEVMESVEREPYPDVEHPSRRAYLLAEKPRATGGSGTKSGPVDAP, translated from the coding sequence ATGCAAGACGCGCAATCCGACGACGTCCAGGCCAGCTACGATCTGGTCGCCGAGGAATACGTCGCCCGGATTTTCGGCGAGCTGGAGCACAAGCCCCTCGATCGCGAGCTGCTGGACCGATTCGCCGCGCGAGTGCGGGGCCTCGGGCCCGTCTGCGACCTGGGCTGCGGGCCGGGACACGTGGCTCGCCATCTCCACGAGCAAGGGGGGCAAGTCTTCGGAGTCGACCTGTCGCACGCCATGGTCGAGGCCGCCCGGAGGCTGAATCCGGAGGTCGAGTTCCTCCAGGGCGACATGCGCTCGCTGCCCATCGAGGATGGGGCGCTCGGCGGGGTCGCGGCGTTCTATTCGATCATCCACATCCCCAGGCCCGAGGTCGTCGCGGTGCTCGGCGAGGTCGGGCGGGTCCTCAGGCCGGGGGGCCTGCTGTTCCTGGCCTTCCACATCGGCGACGACCACGTCCGCCTGGACGAGTGGTGGGGGCGTCCGGTCTCGGTCGACTTCCACTTCTTCCAGGCCGAGGAGATGAGGGGCCTCCTCAAGGAGGCCGGCTTCGAGGTCATGGAGAGCGTCGAGCGCGAGCCGTATCCCGACGTGGAACACCCCAGCCGGCGGGCCTACCTCCTCGCCGAGAAGCCGCGGGCGACGGGCGGATCGGGAACGAAATCCGGCCCGGTCGACGCGCCCTAG
- a CDS encoding GMP reductase, translated as MRIDNDPKLDFDDVLIRPKRSEAPSRASVELEREYRFLNGGGVWKGVPIVAANMDTVGTFAMSEAIGPPMLTCLHKYYPEDALVDFFREEAHSDSTFFTIGLNDAEFDKLVAVKKKADVRMVCVDAANGYTKFFVERVKRVRDAFPTMTILAGNVATPDMVQELLISGAADVVKIGIGPGSVCTTRRTTGVGYPQLSAIIECADAAHGLRGHVCADGGCRFPGDVVKAFAAGADFVMLGGMLAGHDECEGEWVMDEGRRVALRFYGMSSQEALDKYAGGRRDYRACEGRAVSVPYKGPVLDTMQEVTGGIRSACAYVGATRLKDLSKCTTFVICQRPHGSMFA; from the coding sequence ATGCGCATCGACAACGACCCCAAGCTGGACTTCGACGACGTCCTGATCCGCCCCAAGCGGTCCGAGGCCCCCAGCCGGGCGTCGGTGGAGCTGGAGCGGGAGTATCGCTTCCTCAACGGCGGAGGCGTCTGGAAAGGGGTCCCGATCGTCGCGGCGAACATGGACACCGTCGGCACCTTCGCCATGTCCGAGGCGATCGGCCCGCCGATGCTCACGTGCCTCCACAAGTACTACCCCGAGGACGCGCTCGTCGATTTCTTCCGCGAAGAGGCCCACTCCGACTCGACGTTCTTCACCATCGGGCTCAACGACGCGGAGTTCGACAAGCTCGTCGCCGTGAAGAAGAAGGCCGACGTGCGGATGGTCTGCGTCGACGCGGCCAACGGTTACACCAAGTTCTTCGTCGAGCGCGTGAAGCGGGTGCGCGACGCCTTCCCGACGATGACGATCCTGGCGGGGAACGTCGCCACGCCGGATATGGTCCAGGAGTTGCTGATCTCTGGGGCGGCCGACGTGGTGAAGATCGGGATCGGGCCGGGGAGCGTCTGCACGACCCGGCGGACGACGGGCGTCGGCTATCCCCAGCTCTCGGCGATCATCGAGTGCGCCGACGCCGCCCACGGGCTCCGCGGGCACGTCTGCGCCGACGGCGGCTGCCGCTTCCCCGGCGACGTCGTCAAGGCGTTCGCCGCCGGGGCCGACTTCGTGATGCTCGGCGGCATGCTCGCCGGGCACGACGAATGCGAGGGGGAGTGGGTCATGGACGAGGGCCGACGCGTCGCGCTGAGGTTCTACGGGATGTCCAGCCAGGAAGCCCTCGACAAGTACGCGGGCGGCCGGCGCGACTACCGAGCCTGCGAGGGCCGCGCCGTCTCCGTCCCCTACAAGGGCCCCGTCCTCGACACCATGCAGGAAGTCACCGGCGGGATCCGCAGCGCCTGCGCCTATGTGGGCGCGACCCGGCTCAAGGACCTGTCGAAATGCACCACCTTCGTCATCTGCCAGCGGCCCCACGGCAGCATGTTCGCCTGA
- a CDS encoding YqgE/AlgH family protein, whose translation MNHTSLKGQLLIAAPKVESAIFARSVVLILEHDEEKGAKGIILNLPTSATMTDLAGKLFDEGFAWDKPLHLGGPVAGPLLVLHTRPKMADLEIVSGVYVALDATKSQHLITQEIEPSLIIANFSGWAPGQLERELEDDVWIVAPADTRRIFGGLDQDLWWDTTRDIRAETLRKMLRLRHQPVDASLN comes from the coding sequence ATGAACCATACATCGCTGAAGGGCCAACTCCTGATCGCCGCGCCCAAGGTCGAATCGGCGATCTTCGCCAGGTCGGTCGTGCTGATCCTGGAGCACGACGAGGAGAAGGGCGCCAAGGGGATCATTTTGAACCTCCCCACGAGCGCCACCATGACCGACCTCGCCGGCAAGCTGTTCGACGAGGGCTTCGCCTGGGACAAGCCGCTGCACCTGGGCGGCCCCGTCGCCGGGCCCCTGCTCGTGCTGCACACCCGCCCCAAGATGGCCGACCTGGAGATTGTCTCGGGCGTGTACGTGGCGCTCGACGCCACCAAGTCGCAACACCTGATCACCCAGGAGATCGAGCCCTCGCTCATCATCGCCAACTTCTCCGGCTGGGCCCCCGGCCAGCTGGAGCGCGAGCTGGAGGACGACGTCTGGATCGTCGCCCCGGCCGACACCCGGCGCATCTTCGGCGGGCTCGACCAGGACCTGTGGTGGGACACCACCCGCGACATCCGCGCCGAGACCCTCCGCAAGATGCTGCGCCTGCGGCATCAGCCCGTGGACGCCAGTCTGAATTAG
- a CDS encoding NAD(P)/FAD-dependent oxidoreductase, producing MSIWGGKARRPNWGECPNRIAVIGAGFGGLAAIQGLKKAPACVSVIDRQNHHLFQPLLYQVATASLNPSDIAAPIRRVVRSQTNTEILLADVTAIDVDRRVVVLADGEVPYHYLVLAAGATHSYFGHPEWEEHAPGLKSVVDALEIRRRVLLAFEVAERETDEALRQEWLTFVLVGGGPTGVELAGTLRDVARMTLAKDFAHIDPSTARVILIEGSPRVLAAYDPKLSESAKRQLEDLGVEVRTGLHVTHIDGCGVMIGDERIPARTVLWAAGVAASPLGKTLGVPLDRAGRIMVQPDLSIPGHPEVFVVGDLAHLDQDGQPIPGVAPAATQMGKHTAKNILRALAGKPSLPFRYVDKGSMATIGRGAAVAQVGRLRISGRLAWLMWLFVHILFLVGFRNRMLVIIQWAWSYLSYDRGARLITGRAEGPLVHGLTDERLPATTQAEAIPS from the coding sequence GTGTCGATCTGGGGTGGGAAAGCGAGGCGGCCGAACTGGGGCGAGTGCCCGAACCGCATCGCGGTGATCGGTGCGGGGTTCGGCGGCCTGGCGGCGATCCAGGGGCTGAAGAAGGCCCCCGCGTGCGTCTCGGTGATCGATCGCCAGAATCACCACCTGTTCCAGCCCTTGCTGTACCAGGTGGCGACGGCCTCGCTGAACCCCAGCGACATCGCCGCGCCCATCCGCCGGGTCGTCCGCTCGCAGACGAACACCGAGATCCTGCTGGCCGACGTGACGGCGATCGACGTGGACCGCCGGGTGGTCGTGCTGGCCGACGGCGAGGTCCCCTACCATTACCTGGTCCTGGCGGCGGGCGCGACGCACTCGTACTTCGGCCATCCCGAGTGGGAAGAGCACGCGCCGGGTCTGAAGTCGGTGGTCGACGCCCTGGAGATCCGCCGTCGCGTGCTGCTGGCGTTCGAGGTGGCCGAGCGCGAGACCGACGAGGCCCTCCGACAGGAGTGGCTGACGTTCGTGCTGGTCGGCGGCGGGCCGACGGGCGTGGAACTGGCCGGGACGCTCCGCGACGTCGCCCGGATGACCCTGGCGAAGGACTTCGCGCACATCGACCCGTCGACGGCCCGGGTCATCCTGATCGAGGGCTCGCCGCGGGTCCTGGCCGCGTACGACCCCAAGCTCTCCGAGAGCGCCAAGCGGCAGCTCGAAGACCTGGGGGTCGAGGTCCGCACCGGGCTGCACGTCACGCACATCGACGGCTGCGGGGTCATGATCGGCGACGAGCGGATCCCCGCCCGGACCGTCCTCTGGGCGGCGGGCGTGGCGGCGTCGCCGCTGGGGAAGACGCTGGGGGTCCCGCTCGACCGCGCCGGGCGGATCATGGTCCAGCCCGACCTGTCGATCCCCGGCCATCCCGAGGTCTTCGTGGTCGGCGACCTCGCGCACCTGGACCAGGACGGCCAGCCGATCCCGGGGGTGGCGCCGGCCGCCACGCAGATGGGCAAACACACCGCGAAGAACATCCTCCGCGCGCTGGCCGGCAAGCCCTCGCTGCCGTTCCGCTACGTCGACAAGGGGTCGATGGCGACGATCGGTCGCGGTGCGGCGGTGGCCCAGGTCGGCCGCCTGAGGATCTCGGGCCGGCTCGCCTGGCTGATGTGGCTGTTCGTGCACATCCTCTTCCTGGTCGGCTTCCGCAACCGGATGTTGGTGATCATCCAGTGGGCCTGGTCGTACCTCAGCTACGACCGCGGCGCCCGCCTCATCACCGGCCGCGCCGAGGGCCCCCTCGTCCACGGCCTGACCGACGAGCGCCTGCCCGCGACGACCCAGGCCGAGGCGATCCCGAGCTGA
- a CDS encoding protein kinase domain-containing protein: protein MAEGASGGGWVSRQVAAMAAAWDRGEPISAAEVLERHPELDAEAAVRLIYEEVALRREAGLEVDTSEVVRRHPRWGDELRDLFACDRLIRSSGPALGADLPEAGESLGSFVLLEELGRGASGRTFLATDPTLADRPVVVKVVSDDQDEHLALAQLRHTHIVPLFSEQTIPERGLRVLCMPYLGGASLAQVLTDLAETPPGRRSGAEVLRILDRLPRTILGPPPAAGPFRRGLEGASYVDVVAWIAACLADALEYAHARGIVHMDLKPSNVLIAADGQPMLLDFHLARAPIRAGERLAGRLGGTPGWMAPEQEAAMAAIASGRPAPADVDGRADIYALGLLLRMALGVEDPGPDASRFRRPAWVGVALADVVRKCLAPAPRDRYGDAATLADDLRRQLDDLPLRGVRNRDPIERWRKWRRRHPGAFAWGIAVATTLLALAVAGGAALAVYAQRVESIRTALENGRRDLAAGRFDEALQLFGGGLEQARSLPAVGALKDALEAQIGLARRSRLAGDVHALADTVRFRHGVELPDRAEAQSLERACREIWDRRGQLLARAGPPLPPTAEARIRTDLIELAAVRIDLATRPGAGDEGRRDAAKLLDEAEADFGASFALDARRARIAGTPDESRPPNTAWEHDDRGRYLLRSGRIAEAAQAFDRALDLRPQDFWPNFYAGICAFRLGDFEAATAAFHTCAALAPEAASCPFHRGLAHEAMGQDDRAFRDYSRALELDPDLAPARLNRGILSYKAGRLDEAVADFERGVHARPDRETLGKFRHNLALARRALGDLPAARADAEAALSLGVEEARSLLDDSH, encoded by the coding sequence ATGGCCGAAGGCGCGTCGGGAGGCGGCTGGGTCTCGCGACAGGTCGCGGCGATGGCCGCCGCCTGGGATCGCGGCGAGCCGATCTCGGCCGCGGAGGTGCTCGAACGCCACCCCGAGCTCGACGCCGAGGCGGCCGTCCGCCTGATCTACGAGGAGGTCGCCCTCCGCCGCGAGGCCGGCCTGGAGGTCGACACCTCGGAAGTCGTCCGCCGCCACCCTCGCTGGGGCGACGAGCTGCGCGACCTCTTCGCCTGCGACCGGCTGATCCGCTCGTCGGGCCCGGCCCTCGGCGCGGACCTGCCCGAGGCGGGCGAGTCGCTAGGCTCCTTCGTGCTGTTGGAGGAATTGGGCCGGGGGGCCTCGGGGCGGACCTTCCTGGCCACCGACCCGACGCTCGCCGACCGGCCGGTGGTGGTCAAGGTGGTCTCGGACGACCAGGACGAGCACCTGGCCCTGGCGCAGCTCCGCCACACGCACATCGTCCCGCTCTTCTCCGAGCAGACGATCCCCGAGCGGGGCCTGCGAGTGCTCTGCATGCCGTACCTGGGCGGCGCGAGCCTGGCGCAGGTCCTGACGGACCTGGCCGAGACGCCTCCCGGGCGACGTTCGGGCGCGGAAGTCCTGCGGATCCTGGACCGGCTCCCCCGGACGATCCTCGGGCCGCCCCCGGCCGCGGGCCCGTTCCGGCGCGGGCTGGAGGGGGCGTCGTACGTGGACGTGGTCGCCTGGATCGCCGCCTGCCTGGCCGACGCGCTGGAGTACGCCCACGCGCGGGGGATCGTCCACATGGACCTCAAGCCGTCGAACGTGCTGATCGCGGCCGACGGCCAGCCGATGCTCCTGGACTTCCACCTGGCCCGCGCGCCGATCCGGGCCGGGGAGCGGCTCGCGGGCCGGCTGGGCGGGACGCCGGGATGGATGGCGCCCGAGCAGGAGGCGGCGATGGCCGCGATCGCCTCGGGCCGCCCCGCCCCGGCCGACGTCGACGGCCGCGCCGACATCTACGCCCTCGGCCTGCTGCTCCGCATGGCGCTCGGCGTCGAGGATCCCGGGCCGGACGCCTCGCGGTTCCGCCGCCCCGCCTGGGTGGGCGTCGCCCTGGCGGACGTCGTGCGGAAGTGCCTCGCCCCCGCCCCCCGCGACCGCTACGGCGACGCGGCGACGCTGGCCGACGACCTCCGCCGCCAGCTCGACGACCTGCCGCTGCGGGGGGTCCGCAACCGCGACCCGATCGAACGCTGGCGGAAGTGGCGGCGGCGGCACCCCGGCGCCTTCGCCTGGGGGATCGCCGTCGCGACCACGCTGCTCGCGCTGGCGGTCGCCGGCGGGGCCGCCCTCGCCGTCTACGCCCAGCGCGTCGAGAGCATTCGCACGGCCCTCGAAAACGGCCGACGCGACCTCGCCGCCGGTCGCTTCGACGAGGCCTTGCAGCTCTTCGGCGGCGGGCTGGAGCAGGCCCGATCGCTCCCGGCCGTCGGGGCGCTCAAGGACGCCCTCGAAGCCCAGATCGGCCTCGCCCGGCGGAGCCGCCTCGCCGGGGACGTCCACGCGCTGGCCGACACCGTCCGGTTCCGCCACGGCGTCGAACTTCCCGACCGCGCCGAGGCGCAGTCGCTCGAACGGGCCTGCCGCGAGATCTGGGACCGCCGCGGGCAGCTCCTCGCCCGCGCCGGCCCGCCCCTCCCCCCCACCGCCGAGGCGCGGATCCGCACCGACCTGATCGAGCTGGCGGCCGTCCGGATCGACCTGGCGACCAGGCCCGGGGCCGGCGACGAGGGGCGGCGAGACGCTGCAAAGCTGCTCGACGAGGCCGAGGCGGATTTCGGCGCGAGTTTCGCGCTCGACGCCAGACGGGCGCGGATCGCGGGGACCCCGGATGAGTCCCGGCCGCCGAATACGGCGTGGGAGCACGACGACCGGGGCCGTTATCTGCTCCGATCGGGCCGCATCGCCGAGGCCGCGCAGGCCTTCGACCGGGCGCTCGACCTGAGGCCCCAGGACTTCTGGCCTAACTTCTACGCGGGAATCTGCGCCTTCCGGCTCGGCGATTTCGAGGCCGCGACGGCCGCCTTCCACACCTGCGCGGCGCTCGCGCCCGAGGCCGCCTCCTGCCCCTTCCACCGCGGCCTGGCGCACGAGGCCATGGGCCAGGACGACCGGGCCTTCCGCGACTACTCGCGCGCCCTGGAACTCGACCCCGACCTCGCTCCCGCCCGCCTGAACCGCGGCATCCTCTCGTACAAGGCCGGCCGCCTTGACGAGGCCGTCGCCGACTTCGAACGCGGCGTGCACGCCCGCCCCGACCGCGAGACCCTCGGGAAGTTCCGCCACAACCTGGCGCTCGCGCGTCGCGCCCTGGGCGATCTCCCCGCGGCGCGGGCGGACGCCGAAGCCGCCCTCAGCCTGGGCGTCGAGGAAGCCCGGTCGCTCCTCGACGACTCGCACTGA